GCCAACATCATCCCCGAGGACCTGATCTTCCAGAACCCGGTGTTCCGGCCGGAGATGAACGGCCAGGACGTGCCGCACGACATCTACGTCCACATCGCCGGCATCGACATCATCCGCACCGATCCCGACAATTTCATCGTGCTGGAGGACAATGCGCGCACGCCGTCCGGCGTCTCTTACATGCTGGAAAACCGCGAGATCATGATGCGGCTGTTTCCGGACCTGTTCGCGCGCCACCGCGTCGCTCCCGTTGAGCGCTATCCAGACGAGCTGCTGTCGGCGCTGCGCTCGGTCGCCCCGCACAGCGCCTCGGCTGAACCGACGGTCGCACTGATGACGCCCGGCGTCTACAACTCGGCCTATTACGAGCACTCGTTCCTGGCCGACAAGCTCGGCATCGAGCTGGTCGAGGGGCGCGACCTCATCGTCAAGAACGACGAGGTGTTCATGCGCACCACCGAGGGGCTGAAGCGGGTCGACGTGATCTATCGCCGCGTCGACGACGATTTCCTCGATCCCCTCACCTTCCGGCCGGATTCCGCGCTCGGCGTGCCCGGACTGATGTCGGCCTATGCCGCCGGCAACATCACGCTCGCCAACGCAGTCGGCACCGGCATCGCCGACGACAAGGCGATCTATTCCTACATGCCTGACATCGTGAAGTTCTATCTCAGCGAGGAGCCGATCCTGAAGAACGTGCAGACCTGGCGCTGCCGCGAACCGCAGGATCTGTCCTACGTGCTCGACAACCTCGCCGACCTCGTCGTCAAGGAGGTGCACGGCTCGGGCGGCTACGGCATGCTGATCGGCCCGGCCGCCACCAAGGCGACCATCGAGGCGTTCCGCGACAAGCTGAAGCGCGAGCCGGAGGGCTTTATCGCCCAGCCCACATTGGCGCTGTCGACCTGCCCGACCTGCACCGACAAGGGCCTCGCGCCGCGCCATGTCGACCTTCGTCCCTTCGTGCTGACCGGCTCCAGCCACACCACCATCGTGCCCGGCGGGCTGACCCGCGTCGCGCTGAAGGAAGGCTCGCTGGTGGTCAATTCGAGCCAGGGCGGCGGCACCAAGGACACCTGGATACTGAGCGAGTAGTTGAACGCATGCTGTCGCGCACCGCTGAAAACCTGTTCTGGCTGGCCCGTTACGTCGAACGCGCCGAGTACCTCGCGCGCACGATCGACGCCACGCTCCGCGTCACCGCGCTGCCTGCGGCCTATGTCGGCAAGACCAATGAGTGGGACTCCGCGCTGCTCACGGCAGGCGTCGGCGCGAGCTTCTACGATCACTACCAGGAAGCCAACCAGCAGAACGTCGTCGAGTATCTGTCGTTCTCCTCGGAGAACCCCTCCTCGATCAAGAACTGCATCGAGGCGGCGCGGCTCAACTCGCGCTCGGTACGAACCGCGCTGACCTCGGAGATGTGGGACACCATCAACTCCTCCTGGATCGAGCTGCAGGCGGTCTGGAGCAAGGGCGGCACCGGCAGCCGCGAGGAGCTGGCAAAATTCCTGCGCTTCGTGCAGGAGACCTCATTGCGCTTCGATGGCTCGGCCTACCGCACCATGCTGCGCAACGACGCCTACTGGTTCTCGCGGCTCGGCGTCCACCTCGAGCGCGCCGACAACACCGCACGGATTCTCGACGTCAAATATCACGTGCTGCTGCCGGAGGAAGAACACGTCGGCGGCCCGCTGGATTACTACCAGTGGACCTCGATCCTGCGCTCGGTGTCGGCAACGACAGCCTATCACTGGGTCTACCGGGAAACCCTCAAACCCTGGCTGATCGCCGACCTCCTGATCCTCAACGACACGCTGCCGCGGTCGCTTGCGAGCTGCTACAGCAATCTGGTGCGCAATCTGGACCAGATCGGCGTCGCCTATGGCCGCCAGGGCGCCTCCCAGCGCCACGCCCGCGGCATCCGGAACCGGCTCGAGCACAGCAACATGGATGATATCTTCCAGCACGGCGTGCACGAATTCATCCAGGAGTTCATCGCGGACAACTCACGGCTGGGTGAGATCATCACCAAGCAGTATCTGATCTGACCGATACGGCCGGAAAACTGCTCAAATTGTCGTCATGGCGGACCTGATCCCGGCCATCGACGTCTTGCTTTCGCGGCCGATTAGGAAGAAAGACGGGAGTGCCCGGGAAAGCACCGGGCATCACGCCCCTGCCCTCAAAACCGACTGAACTCCGGTTGAGCCATGCGCCTGCGGATAGCCCATACCACCACCTATCGCTACGAGCCGGCGGCCTCGGGCGTGATCCAGATTCTGCGGATGACGCCGGGCAGCCATGACGGCCAGTATGTCGCGGATTGGCAGATCGACGTCTCGACCGATTCACGGCTCGACACCCACGAAGACGCTTTCGGCAACGTCACCCATGTGCTGACACATGGGTCGATCAGCGACCTCACCATCCATTGCGAGGGCCTGGTCGAGACCCATGACACCGGCGGCGTGCTCAAGGGCACCGACGAGCGGTTTCCGCCGAGCCTGTTCCTGCGCCCGACGCCACTGACCGACCTCAACCCGGCGATGACGGCCTTCGTGCGCGAAATGCGCGCGGAAGCCGGCAGCGACGTGCTCGGCTTCCTGCACGCGCTCATGGTGCAGGTCTACGAGCACATGACCTTCGACGAGGACCCGACCAACAGCACCACGTCGGCGTCGGAGGCGTTCGCGCTGAAGCGCGGCGTCTGTCAGGACTACGCGCACATCCTGATCGCCTGCGCGCGTGCCGGCGGCGTTCCGGCGCGGTTCGTGTCCGGCCACTTCCTGCGCTCCGACGGCATGGTGAACCAGCAGGCCGGCCACGCCTGGGCCGAGGCCTTCGTGCCCGACCTCGGCTGGATCGGCTTCGACGCCGCCAACGGCATCTGCACCACCGACGCCCATGCCCGTGTCGCCATCGGTCTCGACTATCTCGGCGCCGCGCCGGTCCGCGGCACCCGTTATGGCGGCGGCAACGAAACGCTGACGGTCGCGGTCAAGGTCGACCAGGCCGGCCGCCCCGGGCAGTGGCAGAGCCAGACGCAGTCGTAAGGTCCCACACTTTCTCCGTCATTTCGGGGCTCACGCAGCGAGAGCCCGGAATCCATGATGCCACCAACTATGCGGAGAAATGGATTCCGGGCTCGCGCCAAGAGGCGCGCCCCGGAATGACGATCGTAAGATACGAGCATGCTATCATTGCTGCCGCTTCATCCGAACCATCGGGACACACCATGGCAACCGTCAAACTGCTCTCCGACGACGAACTCTCGCCCGAGGCACGCGCCGTGTTCGACGACATCCGTGCGGCGCGGAAGTCGGACTTCGTCAACAATTTCTGGCGCGCGCTCGCGCATGATCCGAAGACCTTGCGGCGGACCTGGGAGAGCATCAAGGAAGTGATGGCCCCCGGCGCGCTCGACCCGAAGGTCAAGGAGATGCTCTATGTCGCGGTCTCGGTGGCTCACGGCTGCAGCTACTGCATCCATTCGCACACCGCGGCTGCCCGCGCCAAGGGCATGACCGACGCCGAGTACCAGGAAATGCTGGCGATCGTCGGCATGGCCGCCGAGACCAACCGACTGGTCACCGCGCTCGGCGTGCCGGTGGATGAAGCGTTCCTCGTCGATGCACCGGCAGGACGAAGCCAGGAGACGTAACGGCCCAGCACTGCGTCACTTGTCCAGCCAGACATCCTCGAAGCGCAGATTGTTGTACTGGCTGTTGTCGTGCGGATGAAAGTTCTTCACGTAAGGCTGCCAGCAATTGCCGGCCGATGAGTGCAGGATGACCGGCCGCGCGGCATCGTCGACCAAGAGGTGCTCGATGTCGAACACGATCTTGCGCCGCTTGTCCTTGTCGACCTCACGCGACTGCGCGGCGAGCAGCTTGTCGACCTCGGCGTTGCAGTACTGGGTGTAGTTGCGCTCCGAGTTGCAGGAATAGTTCTCGACCAGGTTACCGTCGGGATCGTCGACGCTGACGCCGGTGACGTTGAGGCCGATGGTGTAGTCCTTGCGCTGTAGCCGCGAGTACCAGCGCGGCGTATCCAGGATATCGAGCTCGGCGACGATGTAGATCTTCTTGAGCTGGTCGGCGAGGATCACGGCCGGGTCCCGATAGGTCGGCAAATTGCGGGTCTGGATCTTGATCGACAGCGGCTTGGCGTCGCTGTAGCCGAGCTTCTGCATGATCACCTGCGCGTCGGCAAGATTCTTCTCGGTATCGGGGCCATAGCCCATCAGCGTCGACAATATCTCCTGCGGCATGCCCCACTCGCCTTCGGGCTTGGCCTGCATCGCGCCGCCGAGCCGCCCGCTGCCCTCGAACAGGATGGAGTTGAAGGCCTTGCGATCGAGCGCCAGCGACATCGCCTTGCGGATCTCCGGATCGTCGAACGGCGGATTGACCCGGTTGACCAGAAGATTGATCTGCAGATTGGTCGAGGTCATCTCGCAGATCGCGTTCGGCGCCCGCGCCTTGACGTCCTTCATCAGGGGAATGCTGACGTCGGACGGAAAGGTGATGTCGTAATCGCCGGTCGCAAACGCCAGCATGCGGGTGGCGCGGCTGTCGATCGAGCGCACCGTGATCTCGTCGAGATACGGCCTGTCCTTCTTGAAGTAGTCGGGGTTACGCACCAAACGGATGGAGTCTCCGCGCCGGAACTCGACGAACCTGAACGGTCCGGTGCCGACAGGCTTGGTACGCATCACCTGCTGCGGCACGTGGCAGGGATAGACCACCGAGAAGGCGCTGGCGAGCAGCGCCAACAGGCCGGGCTGCGGTTCGGTCAGCTCGAAGGTCGCCTCATCCTCGCCGTTGACGCTGACATCCCTGAGCTTCGAGTACCAGACCTTGCGCGGATTGCGCTTGAAGTCCTGAGTTTCGCTCTTGCCGGTCAGCATCCGCCAGGTGCATTGCACATCCTTGGCCGTGAACGGTTGGCCGTCATGCCATTTCACGCCCTGACGCAGCTTGAAGGTGAGCTTGGTGTTGGTCTGGTCCCACGACCAGCTCTCGGCGAGATCGGGGATCACGGTGTCGATCGATTCGTGCACCTTGGCCGGATCGAACACCACGAGGTTGTTGAACACGGCCGCGAACGGCAGCACCGAGGCGATGGTGGATTCCTCGAGCAGCGAAGTCGAGGGTGGGTTGTCGTTGTGATAGAGCCGCAGCGTGCCGCCCTTCTTCTGCGCCGACGCAGGGCTTGCGGCGATTGCCGCGACGCCCAACGCCATGATGCACGCGGCCAATTTGAACGACATTCTCGCCTCCCGGAATTCTTGTTGTTGTCGGTTGCGGGCAGTCGACCACAAGGTCAGGTGCCTCGCAATGACAGCGAATCCGGATCATTGCCGGCTGCGCACAGCGCAGAGCGATAGCGCTCCAAACTCCGAACCGTGGTCACAGGAACAGGCCCCTGCGGGCCGTCTCCGCGATCCGGACCCGCCACTTTGACCGGCCGCAGCAATGTCCGTCACGGGGAATTGGGGTTGGATGCGACCTCGAAATTGGCTACACGTTTGGCGCCGATAAACTCGGACCGTTTGGGGACTGGAAATGACCTATTGCTGCGGAATTCTGGTGCGCGACGGCCTCGTCATGATCGCCGATACCCGCACCAATGCCGGCCTCGACAACGTCTCGACGTTCCGCAAGCTGCACATCTTCGAAAAGCCCGGCGAGCGCATCATGGCGATCGCCAGCGCCGGCAATCTGGCGATCAGCCAGTCGGTGCTGTCGACCCTGACCGAGGGTATGGAAGACCCGCACACCGGCGAGCTCGAGACGCTGATGAATGCGCCGACCATGTTCCAGGCGGCGCAGCGGATCGGCCGCGCCATCCGCTCAGTGCATGCCACCGAGGGCGAGGCGCTGCGTTCGGAGGATATCTCGTTCGACGTCTCGTTCCTGTTCGGTGGCCAGATCAAGGGCTCGCGGATGCGCCTGTTCATGGTCTACACCGCGGGCAACTTCATCGAATGCACCACCGACACGCCCTATTTGCAAATCGGCGAGCACAAATACGGCAAGCCGGTGCTCGACCGCGCCATGCATTACGATGTCGAGCTCTATGAGGCGCTCAAGACCGGCCTGATCTCGATGGATTCGACGATGCGCTCCAACCTCGGCGTCGGCCTGCCGATCGACGTGCTGGTGGTGCGCACCGACGTCTGCGAGGCCGACCTCAACCACCGTATCGAGGCCGGCGAGCCCTATTTCCACGATCTGCGCTCGCGCTGGTCGGCGGCGCTCCGCGCGGCGCACCAGAACATTCCACGCCCGCCCTACAAGAACGAAACCGAAGCAAAAACCAAGTAAGAGGAAACTCGGAGATGACCGAAGCAACCAGCAAGATCGCACTCGTCACCGGCGCCGGCACCGGCGTCGGACGCGCGGCATCGCTCGCTTTGATGGACAAGGGCTACACCGTGGTGCTCGCCGGCCGCCGCATCGAGATGCTGGAAGAGACCGCCAAGCTCGGCCCCGCCGGCAAGAGCCTGTGCGTCTCGGCCGACATGGCCAACCCGGCCGCGATCGCCGCGCTGTTCGATAAGGTGAAGGCGACCTACGGCCGGCTCGACGTGCTGTTCAACAACGCCGGCATGGGCGCGCCCCCGGTCAATTTCGAGGACCTGCCGCTCGAGCAGTGGCAGGCCGTCGTCAACACCAACCTCACCGCGCCATTCCTGTGCACCCAGCACGCCTTCCGCATCATGAAGGACCAGACGCCGCGCGGCGGCCGCATCATCAATAACGGCTCGATCTCGGCGCATGCGCCGCGGCCGTTCTCGGCGGCCTACACCTCGACCAAGCACGCCATCACCGGCCTGACCAAGGCCTCCAACCTCGACGGCCGGATGTACGACATCGCGGTCGGCCAGGTCGACATCGGCAATGCCGCGACCCCGATGACCGACCGCATGGTCAACGGCCCCGGCGTGCTGCAGCCGGACGGCACCACCAAGCACGAGCCGCGCATGGACGCCAAGGCTGTCGGCGATGCCGTCGCCTACATGGCCGGCCTGCCGCTCGACGCCAACGTGCTGTTCATGACGGTCATGGCGACCAAGATGCCGTTCGTGGGGCGGGGCTGATCGTCCCCTGCTCCCCGCGTGCGGCAGGCCATGGCCGGGCAGGTCCCGGCTATGGCCTCGCAGGGGCGCGCTGTCAAAATATCGAAAACAACCCCATGCAAAGGAGCCGGCGGCTGCCGGCGTCCGACCGGGCGCCTTGACACGTCGGGCAAATCAGCGGTAGTTTTCCATTATTCCGAAATAGTCTTCCCCGATCGGGATCCAGGGAAGCCTCCAAGCGGACGGTGAAAGACGAATTCGC
The window above is part of the Bradyrhizobium sp. PSBB068 genome. Proteins encoded here:
- a CDS encoding circularly permuted type 2 ATP-grasp protein, which codes for MAVAFDEMNGLGEDLRPAYQELSRWLNETPPDALEYRRQEAELLFRRIGITFAVYGDSEAQERLIPFDVIPRIISANEWTLLEKGLKQRVLALNMFLKDIYHGRDILRANIIPEDLIFQNPVFRPEMNGQDVPHDIYVHIAGIDIIRTDPDNFIVLEDNARTPSGVSYMLENREIMMRLFPDLFARHRVAPVERYPDELLSALRSVAPHSASAEPTVALMTPGVYNSAYYEHSFLADKLGIELVEGRDLIVKNDEVFMRTTEGLKRVDVIYRRVDDDFLDPLTFRPDSALGVPGLMSAYAAGNITLANAVGTGIADDKAIYSYMPDIVKFYLSEEPILKNVQTWRCREPQDLSYVLDNLADLVVKEVHGSGGYGMLIGPAATKATIEAFRDKLKREPEGFIAQPTLALSTCPTCTDKGLAPRHVDLRPFVLTGSSHTTIVPGGLTRVALKEGSLVVNSSQGGGTKDTWILSE
- a CDS encoding alpha-E domain-containing protein, whose amino-acid sequence is MLSRTAENLFWLARYVERAEYLARTIDATLRVTALPAAYVGKTNEWDSALLTAGVGASFYDHYQEANQQNVVEYLSFSSENPSSIKNCIEAARLNSRSVRTALTSEMWDTINSSWIELQAVWSKGGTGSREELAKFLRFVQETSLRFDGSAYRTMLRNDAYWFSRLGVHLERADNTARILDVKYHVLLPEEEHVGGPLDYYQWTSILRSVSATTAYHWVYRETLKPWLIADLLILNDTLPRSLASCYSNLVRNLDQIGVAYGRQGASQRHARGIRNRLEHSNMDDIFQHGVHEFIQEFIADNSRLGEIITKQYLI
- a CDS encoding transglutaminase family protein; the protein is MRLRIAHTTTYRYEPAASGVIQILRMTPGSHDGQYVADWQIDVSTDSRLDTHEDAFGNVTHVLTHGSISDLTIHCEGLVETHDTGGVLKGTDERFPPSLFLRPTPLTDLNPAMTAFVREMRAEAGSDVLGFLHALMVQVYEHMTFDEDPTNSTTSASEAFALKRGVCQDYAHILIACARAGGVPARFVSGHFLRSDGMVNQQAGHAWAEAFVPDLGWIGFDAANGICTTDAHARVAIGLDYLGAAPVRGTRYGGGNETLTVAVKVDQAGRPGQWQSQTQS
- a CDS encoding carboxymuconolactone decarboxylase family protein produces the protein MATVKLLSDDELSPEARAVFDDIRAARKSDFVNNFWRALAHDPKTLRRTWESIKEVMAPGALDPKVKEMLYVAVSVAHGCSYCIHSHTAAARAKGMTDAEYQEMLAIVGMAAETNRLVTALGVPVDEAFLVDAPAGRSQET
- a CDS encoding peptide ABC transporter substrate-binding protein; this encodes MSFKLAACIMALGVAAIAASPASAQKKGGTLRLYHNDNPPSTSLLEESTIASVLPFAAVFNNLVVFDPAKVHESIDTVIPDLAESWSWDQTNTKLTFKLRQGVKWHDGQPFTAKDVQCTWRMLTGKSETQDFKRNPRKVWYSKLRDVSVNGEDEATFELTEPQPGLLALLASAFSVVYPCHVPQQVMRTKPVGTGPFRFVEFRRGDSIRLVRNPDYFKKDRPYLDEITVRSIDSRATRMLAFATGDYDITFPSDVSIPLMKDVKARAPNAICEMTSTNLQINLLVNRVNPPFDDPEIRKAMSLALDRKAFNSILFEGSGRLGGAMQAKPEGEWGMPQEILSTLMGYGPDTEKNLADAQVIMQKLGYSDAKPLSIKIQTRNLPTYRDPAVILADQLKKIYIVAELDILDTPRWYSRLQRKDYTIGLNVTGVSVDDPDGNLVENYSCNSERNYTQYCNAEVDKLLAAQSREVDKDKRRKIVFDIEHLLVDDAARPVILHSSAGNCWQPYVKNFHPHDNSQYNNLRFEDVWLDK
- a CDS encoding proteasome-type protease, with the translated sequence MTYCCGILVRDGLVMIADTRTNAGLDNVSTFRKLHIFEKPGERIMAIASAGNLAISQSVLSTLTEGMEDPHTGELETLMNAPTMFQAAQRIGRAIRSVHATEGEALRSEDISFDVSFLFGGQIKGSRMRLFMVYTAGNFIECTTDTPYLQIGEHKYGKPVLDRAMHYDVELYEALKTGLISMDSTMRSNLGVGLPIDVLVVRTDVCEADLNHRIEAGEPYFHDLRSRWSAALRAAHQNIPRPPYKNETEAKTK
- a CDS encoding SDR family oxidoreductase; this encodes MTEATSKIALVTGAGTGVGRAASLALMDKGYTVVLAGRRIEMLEETAKLGPAGKSLCVSADMANPAAIAALFDKVKATYGRLDVLFNNAGMGAPPVNFEDLPLEQWQAVVNTNLTAPFLCTQHAFRIMKDQTPRGGRIINNGSISAHAPRPFSAAYTSTKHAITGLTKASNLDGRMYDIAVGQVDIGNAATPMTDRMVNGPGVLQPDGTTKHEPRMDAKAVGDAVAYMAGLPLDANVLFMTVMATKMPFVGRG